The following nucleotide sequence is from Catonella massiliensis.
CCATTAAATCAGCTAACATTTTAATAGTCTCTTTATATTCTTCATCATCAATTCCATATATACACTTGTTTAAGTAAAGCGACTCTTTTGCCGGTAAGTCCCACCAAAGCTGATTCTTTTGTCCCATTATTATTGAAAACTGTCTTTTAAACTCGTTATTTCTTTCCCATGGTATATATCCAAGTACATTAATCTCCCCTGTCGTTGGATACAAAATACCAGAAAGCATTTTTAATGTTGTTGTTTTACCTGCACCATTAGGCCCAACAAAGCCAACAAATTCTCCCTCTTTAATGTTGAATGATATATTATTCACAGACTCCTTAATTAATTTTTCTCTTTTGAAAAAATTTTTAAGCGAGCCTTTTACACCATCTTCTTTTTTATAGTATTCGAATCTTTTGGTTAAATGCTTCACCTCTATGCAATTATTCATAAAACCCCTTCCATTAATACGTTATACTTACCAAAAGTGATTTAACTGTGTCCTTCAGTTTGAGTATAATATCTTGAACAAGCAATGCACATAGGCATCATCTCTTTTCTTAACAATCTTCTATATTTTGCACAATGTTTATTGTTCCAAATATCTAAAAAATCTTCTTTATTTACGTTGCCAAAATTTAAATCCTGAAGAGTATGGCACATAATCACATCACCCGATGCTGACACTTCTGCATGCAAATATACAAAAGGACATTTATTCCTTTTATCAAGCATATCGTTCCAATTTGCTTTGAAATAATTTCTGTAATTATTGGCATCTATTGTTGATGGATTATTAAAAAATTTTATACCACTCTTCTGACTAAAATTTTTAATATCATTCATATCACAAGCGAGTTTATCACAATCAATGTCATCAAAGTCACTTATATCTCTGACAAATCCTCTTGCAGAATTCGTTTCTGTTATATTAAAGTTCTCATTTAAAAACTTACTGTATTTGCTATAGCACTCATATGTTGCAAAATTTTGAAACTCAAAGCTGACATGATCTATTCTACATTCTTTGATGAATGACAAGTAAAACTCTCTAATATTAAAATAGTTTGTAGGAGTGACAACTGTAGTAATTCCAATTTTAGGTATATCATTTTTGCGCAATGCTAGAATTCTCTTAATTCCACTTATTGCTTTATCATATGTCCCTATTCCACGTTGTAAATCATTAATTCTTTTATCTCCATCTAATGAAACCCAAATCCTTGTTATTCCAGATTCAAGCAATTCATTTGCATGCTTCTCTAACAATGTGCCATTTGTTGCAATATCAACACGGCTTCCGTTTTTCTTTATACATTCAATTACATCAAATATTCGATTATAAAGAAGCGGTTCACCTCCAAATAGCTCATAATATGGCTTTGCAATAGCACACTGTTCAATAATTTTCTTAACTATGTCAAATTCTAAAGAATTTAATTTTGTCTTATTTCTATATGCTCCATTTTTACCCCACTCATAGCACATATCACAACGTAAATTGCATGCTTCTAGCAGTTGCAATACAATCCATTTAGGGATCATTCTACTTTTATTAAAGCTTAAAATCTCGCACATACCTTCAACTTTCCATTCATTATAATAATATTTCGCAAAATGTTAAATATAATTTTGCTTTTCATGTGCGATTATATATATTTTTTTTTATTTTGTCAAGATTAATTATTTTTTTATCTTTACATATTCTTGCTAAGTAGTTTTTCAACTTAAATGCAACATGGTGTTGCACTTACTCTGACAGGTACCTCTGTTGCATTTACTTTGAAGTATATCATTAGCTCAGTTTCAAAATTATTAAATATAATACATAGAGCCACTCTAATTGATAAATCAAGGAAATATAAGGCTATTGTGTAGGTTTTATTTATGGTTATATTGGGCTTAATTTATAATAAATTTCACTTACGAAATTCTAGTCAAGGCTGGGCTGAAAGCCCATTCACTTTAGCCTTGACAGATTTCGTGTAAGTGAAATATAATCGATTAGCCCAAATATAAGGTTTATAAGTAGATATTGGTAAAATTTTTCAAAGTAAACGCAACACTAAAAACCGTTGCATTTAACCTGAAAGATGTAGTTTCAGGTCTGTTTGCTATACCCTTTTTTCGCCAAAAGCAATAAAATCAAACCAAATTTGATTAAATTCAGTCAGATTTTATTGATATAATTTTATCATTTTATCTAGCAATAGTGTTGCATTTACTATTTTTACAAAGTGTTGCACTTACCTTGAAAATCTAGCCATATTCTTGCTAAATATTTTTTAATATTTTTATTATTTGTAAATAAAATATGCTCTTTTATCACACATCTACTGTATACCACCTTCCCTGATATCTCTTGAGGAACTCACATTACGCTAGAAATTCAGTTTCTAGTTCCACTCATTTCCATTGTATCCATTAATTCCATTAACTTCCTCGCGTTCAACATTCCCTTAGGCAATGGTTACCTTAATGCAGTTTAACCCATTAGAAACGTGCGCTGCTAAGTAACAACAAAAAACCTCCGAAAAGTCAATTTCTGACTTCACGGAGGTTTGTTACTATGATGTTAGTATATTACAACAATACATACTTAGCTATAAAGAGCACTGCAAGTATATACATAAGAGGTGTAATCTTCTTAGCTCTTCCGCCAACAAGGTTAAGTACTACATATGAGATAACGCCGAAAGCGATACCTTCTGAGATAGAGTACATAAATGGCATAGCGAAGATGCAGATATAAGCAGGAACTGCCTCGAGAAGGTCTGAATTCCAGTCAATCTTCGTTACCTGCTGAAGCATAAGGAAACCAACTACTATAAGAGCAGGTGCTGTAGCAAATGAAGGTATTGCAAGGAATACAGGTGAAAAGAAAAGTGCAACTAAGAAGAGAAGTCCTGACACTATTGATGTGAGGCCTGTTCTTCCGCCCTCTGAAATACCTGATGATGATTCTACAAATGTAGTAATTGTAGAAGTACCAAGTACTGCACCAACTATAGTTCCGATTGAGTCTGCAAGCAAGGCTCCCTTAATTCCCTTAAGCTCACCCTTCTCATCGAGCATATTTGCCTTAGAAGCACAGCCTATAAGTGTTCCAAGGGTATCAAATACATCTACGAAAAGGAAAGCAAACATAACTACGAAGAAGTCTGCTGTCTTTATAAATGAAAAATCAAGCTGTCCAAAGGTAGGTGCAAGTGACGCAGGTGGTGCAAATATTCCTGATGGGAATAAGCTATAATAACCTGCCTCAGGATTAGGCACGTAGATGCCTACAGCCTGAAGAATCATGCCTACTACCCAGAGCACTACCATTCCGATAAGGATGGAGCCTTTTACATTCTTAAATAAAAGATAGGTCATAAGTAAGATACCGCAAAGTGCGAGAATAACTGAGACTCCTGCTGAGTTAAAGGTACCGTCTGCTATCGAGCCCTTGAAAGAAAAGAGGGTTACAAGAGTAGCACCGTCAACTACTATCTTAGAGTTCTGAAGACCTATAAAACATATGAACAGACCAATACCTACAGACACAGCTACCTTGAGCGTATTCGGTATAGCGTTAAATATAGCTTCACGAACATTGGTTAGTGAAAGCACCACAAATACGAGGCCTTCAACAAATACTGCTGTCAAAGCCTGCTGCCAGGTATATCCCATACCCAAAACTACTGAATACGCAAAATAAGCATTCAGTCCCATTCCTGCTGAAAGAACAAAAGGAAGATTGGCAAATAAGGCCATACAAAACGATGCAATTGCAGAAGCAAGCGCTGTCGCTGTAAAGACCGCTCCCTGATCCATTCCCGCCTTACCAAGTACATTTGGATTTACGGCAAGAATGTACGCCATAGTCATAAAGGTTGTAATACCTGCCATAGTCTCAACCTTAACACTGGTTCCTCTTTCCCTCAATTTGAAAAACTCTTCCATCTTAGCCTCCTTGTTTTGTTAGATATAAATATGGGCTGGTAGTTTGGCAATTAAAACAGACACCATACTTAAAAAATACGACAACGTATAATATATCACAATAAAAAGGGGCATGCAAACCCCTTTCTTATATATTTTTCTAATACAACCTATCGAACTATATCCAGTATGTCACTACACCTCTCCACTATATGCGTAGCCCCATACCTTTCAAACTCTTCCCTATTGCCATATCCATACATAACCGCAATAGAGTCAACACCGTTTTTATTGGCTGCCTCTATGTCAAACATCCTATCCCCTATCATTACCGCAGACTTAGGGTCAGTGATACCATTCTTTTCAAAGGCTCGCTTTATCATCACATCCTTGTGCACAGTCTTTTCCTCGTGAGACGGCCCTGTAAGACTTACAAAATACTTATCAAGACCATGCTTTCTTATTATCTTCTCAGCTATAGGCGCAGGCTTGGAGGTAACTACCATCATAACATGCCCCCTATTCTTTAGCTCATCAAGCATATCCTCGACCCCTTCATACACCGGTGCAATAAGATATCCTGCAGACTCATAATGCTCCCTGTATATCTCAATTGCCCTGTCAGCCTCCTCAGGGTTCATTCCACAGAACTTGGTAAATGAGTCAAAAAGCGGAGGTCCTATAAACTTCTTGTATTCAGCCTCAGAAAGCATCTCCCAGCCCATAGTGCTAAGAGCGTGCTTAGCAGATTCTACTATGCCATCTCCTGATTCTACTAAGGTTCCATCCAAATCAAACATCAAATATTTATACATCTTTTCTCCTCTTAAGGTCTACCTCGTTGCCATTTTCATCAACTACTTTCGTATTTTCAAGCTGACTTCTGATATTGCCTTTGATTGCTGCAACATATTCTTCTCTTAGTTTCTTCTGCTCAGCCTTTTCTTCATCAGTAAGCCCCTCTGCCTTTGACTTGTGACTGAGTTCGTTAATTCTTTTGATATCATTCTCTGTTAATCCCATTTCTTTCTCCTTTTAAATTGTTCTATGTATACTAAGAGCACCGCTATATCAGATGGCGACACTCCCGATATACGGCTCGCCTGACCTACTGAGAGCGGCCTTATTTCGGCAAGCTTCTGCCTTGCTTCTAACCTAATATTCTCTATATTCTCATACTCTATATCCTCAGGAATGAGGCGGTTTTCCATCTTCTTAAACTGTTCAACCTGTCTGTTCTCTCTCTCAATGTAGCCCTCATACTTTATATTGATGTTTACCTGCTCTCCAACAGCCTCAGAAAGCTCAGGTCTTTCATCATCGATTACAGCCAGAATCTCGTAGCTTAGCTCCGGTCTCTTTATCAGGTCTGCAAGGGTAACTGCACCAAGAAGAGGCGTACTTCCATTTGATACAAGGAAATCATTTACCTCTTTCTTTCCACCTATGGTTTTTGACTTCAGACGCTTTATTTCCTCTTCAATTTCAGCCTCTTTCTTAAGCAGGGCTTCATATCTTTCCTTTGATATAAGTCCCACCTCATAGCCTATCTTAGTAAGTCTTATGTCGGCATTGTCCTGCCTTAGGAGCAGTCTGTAC
It contains:
- a CDS encoding radical SAM protein, with product MCEILSFNKSRMIPKWIVLQLLEACNLRCDMCYEWGKNGAYRNKTKLNSLEFDIVKKIIEQCAIAKPYYELFGGEPLLYNRIFDVIECIKKNGSRVDIATNGTLLEKHANELLESGITRIWVSLDGDKRINDLQRGIGTYDKAISGIKRILALRKNDIPKIGITTVVTPTNYFNIREFYLSFIKECRIDHVSFEFQNFATYECYSKYSKFLNENFNITETNSARGFVRDISDFDDIDCDKLACDMNDIKNFSQKSGIKFFNNPSTIDANNYRNYFKANWNDMLDKRNKCPFVYLHAEVSASGDVIMCHTLQDLNFGNVNKEDFLDIWNNKHCAKYRRLLRKEMMPMCIACSRYYTQTEGHS
- a CDS encoding HAD hydrolase-like protein translates to MYKYLMFDLDGTLVESGDGIVESAKHALSTMGWEMLSEAEYKKFIGPPLFDSFTKFCGMNPEEADRAIEIYREHYESAGYLIAPVYEGVEDMLDELKNRGHVMMVVTSKPAPIAEKIIRKHGLDKYFVSLTGPSHEEKTVHKDVMIKRAFEKNGITDPKSAVMIGDRMFDIEAANKNGVDSIAVMYGYGNREEFERYGATHIVERCSDILDIVR
- a CDS encoding DUF896 domain-containing protein; translation: MGLTENDIKRINELSHKSKAEGLTDEEKAEQKKLREEYVAAIKGNIRSQLENTKVVDENGNEVDLKRRKDV
- a CDS encoding NCS2 family permease translates to MEEFFKLRERGTSVKVETMAGITTFMTMAYILAVNPNVLGKAGMDQGAVFTATALASAIASFCMALFANLPFVLSAGMGLNAYFAYSVVLGMGYTWQQALTAVFVEGLVFVVLSLTNVREAIFNAIPNTLKVAVSVGIGLFICFIGLQNSKIVVDGATLVTLFSFKGSIADGTFNSAGVSVILALCGILLMTYLLFKNVKGSILIGMVVLWVVGMILQAVGIYVPNPEAGYYSLFPSGIFAPPASLAPTFGQLDFSFIKTADFFVVMFAFLFVDVFDTLGTLIGCASKANMLDEKGELKGIKGALLADSIGTIVGAVLGTSTITTFVESSSGISEGGRTGLTSIVSGLLFLVALFFSPVFLAIPSFATAPALIVVGFLMLQQVTKIDWNSDLLEAVPAYICIFAMPFMYSISEGIAFGVISYVVLNLVGGRAKKITPLMYILAVLFIAKYVLL